The Pyxidicoccus sp. MSG2 DNA segment GGCGTGCGCAGGTCGTGGGCCACGACGCGAAGGACTTCGTCGCGGGTGCGTGTCGCCTGCTCGGACTGTTCATGGAGGCAGGCGTTGTCGATGGCGAGCGCGGCGCGGCTGGCCAGCTCCTCGGCCAGCGTCAGGTCCCGGGCACCGAAGTGGCGCCCCGACTCGGTGGTCCAGAGGATGATGACCCCCAGGATGCGCCCGCGAGCCGAGAGGGGCGCGACGAGGCCGGACAAGGGCGCGATGCGCCGGAGCAGCTCCAGGTGGGTGTCGTCCTCGGCCATTGATTCGAGCACCGTTTCCGGAACTTCCGGGAAGAGGGCGGACCGCCCCGTCTGGAGCACGCCCGCGACGATGCTCCCCTGGCGCGATGGCTCTTGCGGGTAGGTGCGCAGCAGCGTGTCCAGCAGCCGCGCTTTTTCAGGCGAGGCCGCCACGCCCTGCACCGACTGGAGACGTCCGGTCTCGTCCACCAGCTCGACCACGCACCAGTCCGCCAGCGTCGGCACGGCGAGCCGCACTGCGGTGGTGAGCGTCGTCCGCGACTCGAGCGAGCCCGCGAGGCGCGGCCCCGCCTCGGCCAGGAAGCGCAGGGCCTGCTCGAGCTGCTTCCGCTCCGAGATGTCCAGCATGTGCGCGATGAGGTGGAGCGGCTCGCCCCGGGAGTCGCGCATCAGCGAGGCCATCAGCTGGATGTTGACGAGGTGGCCCTGCTTGTGGATGTAGCGCTTCTCCCGTTGGTAGGAGTCGAGCTCTCCCGTGAGCAGCCGCTGGAGGTTCACCAGGTCCGCCTCCACGTCCTCGTGCCAGGTGATGTCCCGGAACCCCCGGGTGAGCAGCTCCCGCTGCGTGTAGCCGACCATCTTGCACAGGCAGTCGTTCACGTTCAGGAAGCGGCCGTCCAGCCCGACCATGGCCATGCCGATGGGGGCATCCTCGAACGCGGTGCGGAAGCGCTCTTCGCTGATGCGGAGCACCTCCTCCGCGTGCCTGCGCGCGGAGATGTCACGCAGCATGACGGTGAACACGTGGTTTCCGGCCACGTCCACCTTGGAGATGCTGGCCTCCGCGGGGAACTCCTCTCCGTTCTTGCGCCGGCCGATGATGGGACGCCGCTCCGACATCTGCCGTGAGGCGTGCGTGCCCGCCGCGAACTGCTTCACGTGCTGCCGGTGGAGGGCCTGATACCGTTCCGGGATGAGCTGGTCCAGGGGCTGGCCCAGGGCTTCGCTGGCGGAGTAGCCGAAGATGTGCTCCGCGCCTTCGTTGAAGAGGGTGATGCGCTGCGCTTCGTCGATGGTGATGATGGCGTCGACCGCGTTGGAGATGATGCCGGTGAGGCGGGCCTCGGACAGCCGGAGCGACTGCTCCATCCGCTGGCGCTCCGCCTCCAGACGGGAGAGCGTGCGCGCGGTCCGGGTGAGCAGCACCAGGAAGAGCGCCAGCGCGAAGAGCATGACGATGCAGGCGTCGAGGTAGGCATGGAGGATGCCCAGGTCGCC contains these protein-coding regions:
- a CDS encoding PAS domain S-box protein — its product is MKTHPGNSRVPRLEQVIARVGPLGAGLAVVMAVGGLLAWSLGDLGILHAYLDACIVMLFALALFLVLLTRTARTLSRLEAERQRMEQSLRLSEARLTGIISNAVDAIITIDEAQRITLFNEGAEHIFGYSASEALGQPLDQLIPERYQALHRQHVKQFAAGTHASRQMSERRPIIGRRKNGEEFPAEASISKVDVAGNHVFTVMLRDISARRHAEEVLRISEERFRTAFEDAPIGMAMVGLDGRFLNVNDCLCKMVGYTQRELLTRGFRDITWHEDVEADLVNLQRLLTGELDSYQREKRYIHKQGHLVNIQLMASLMRDSRGEPLHLIAHMLDISERKQLEQALRFLAEAGPRLAGSLESRTTLTTAVRLAVPTLADWCVVELVDETGRLQSVQGVAASPEKARLLDTLLRTYPQEPSRQGSIVAGVLQTGRSALFPEVPETVLESMAEDDTHLELLRRIAPLSGLVAPLSARGRILGVIILWTTESGRHFGARDLTLAEELASRAALAIDNACLHEQSEQATRTRDEVLRVVAHDLRTPLNVITLSAETLLKRSPEQRATDTRPLESIRKAVARANRLIRDLLDVARMEAGHLSVERAQLETTALVREAIEQYRALAEMKSLQLTADVPEDAPPLLADHDRVLQILSNLIGNALKFTPEGGHIVVRAVPEGGMLRFSVKDTGAGIDSEDLPHLFEPFWQARVGRKDGAGLGLAIVKGLVDAHSGHLWVESSPGEGSTFSFTLPTAYPTAEPLTHHA